From the genome of Thermoplasmata archaeon, one region includes:
- a CDS encoding trypsin-like peptidase domain-containing protein: protein MIADLEAAYTQAVERAGASTVSISVAGAFQGPPFGPYARRGIGSGVVLDTQGHILTNAHTVDGAERILVGLGDGRVLGGRVLGADADTDVAVVQVDGDHLQPAELGDSDRLKVGQPVLAIGNPLGLPGGPTVTSGVVSSLQRNIRLGDGDGLQVIQTDAAVNPGNSGGPLVDLQGRVIALNAATIPYAEGIGFAIPINVARDVAAQIIGHGKVQRPWLGVVGYDVDRRLAHYYQLSVSQGVFLVELSEGGPARAAGLRVGDVLTSLDGNPLGGVSDLVEALRGKKIGDTVEVGYERQGGRTVRIPLGTRPF from the coding sequence ATGATCGCGGATCTCGAGGCGGCCTACACGCAGGCCGTGGAGCGGGCAGGGGCAAGCACGGTGAGCATCAGTGTAGCGGGAGCCTTCCAAGGGCCGCCCTTCGGGCCGTATGCCAGGCGGGGCATCGGCTCGGGCGTGGTGCTGGATACCCAGGGCCACATCCTGACGAACGCCCACACGGTTGACGGCGCGGAGAGGATCCTCGTCGGCCTGGGGGACGGACGGGTCCTCGGGGGCCGCGTCCTCGGCGCCGACGCGGACACGGATGTGGCCGTGGTCCAGGTGGATGGGGACCACCTGCAGCCCGCGGAGCTCGGGGATTCGGACCGCCTCAAGGTGGGCCAACCCGTACTCGCGATCGGCAACCCGTTGGGTCTGCCCGGAGGGCCGACGGTGACCTCGGGCGTCGTGAGCTCCCTCCAGCGGAACATCCGCCTCGGGGACGGGGACGGCCTCCAGGTGATCCAGACCGATGCCGCGGTGAACCCGGGGAACAGCGGAGGGCCCCTCGTGGACCTCCAGGGTCGCGTGATCGCCCTGAACGCCGCCACGATCCCCTACGCGGAGGGCATCGGCTTCGCGATTCCCATCAACGTGGCGCGGGACGTCGCGGCCCAGATCATCGGCCACGGCAAGGTCCAGCGGCCGTGGCTCGGTGTCGTGGGCTACGACGTGGACCGGCGGCTTGCACACTACTACCAGCTCTCAGTGAGCCAGGGGGTCTTCCTCGTGGAGCTCTCGGAGGGCGGTCCGGCGCGAGCCGCGGGCCTCCGAGTGGGCGACGTACTCACGTCCCTCGACGGCAACCCACTCGGGGGCGTCTCCGATCTCGTTGAGGCGCTTCGCGGGAAGAAGATCGGGGACACGGTCGAGGTGGGCTACGAACGCCAGGGCGGCCGGACAGTGCGCATCCCGCTGGGTACGCGGCCCTTCTAG